A window of the Verminephrobacter eiseniae EF01-2 genome harbors these coding sequences:
- the gluQRS gene encoding tRNA glutamyl-Q(34) synthetase GluQRS: MQSAHYTGRFAPSPSGPLHAGSLVAAMASYLDARAHQGRWLLRMEDVDEARTVQGAAQDIAASLSQLGMHWDGPVLVQSRRQQHYQRACAQLGERVYACGCTRKEIADSRLGMAADGAAIYPGTCRSGLAAGKRAHALRVRVPEPGQALEQIDFEDRWQGWQRQHLASAVGDFVLRRADGFWAYQLAVVVDDAEQGVTHIVRGADLLGSTARQIYLQSLLGYPTPTYLHLPLVTHADGEKLSKQNGAQALNLNRSLTLLHEAARFLGLEVARVDGVAAFWELAVLAWRRRYL, from the coding sequence ATGCAGTCTGCACATTACACAGGCCGCTTCGCGCCCTCGCCCTCCGGCCCGCTGCACGCAGGTTCGCTGGTTGCGGCCATGGCCAGCTATCTGGATGCGCGCGCGCATCAGGGGCGCTGGTTGTTGCGCATGGAAGATGTCGACGAAGCGCGCACCGTGCAAGGCGCCGCGCAAGATATCGCCGCGAGCCTGTCGCAACTGGGCATGCACTGGGATGGCCCGGTGCTGGTGCAAAGCCGGCGCCAGCAGCATTATCAACGCGCCTGCGCACAACTGGGCGAGCGGGTCTATGCCTGCGGCTGCACACGCAAGGAAATTGCCGATTCACGCCTGGGCATGGCTGCCGACGGCGCTGCCATCTACCCCGGCACCTGTCGCAGCGGGCTGGCCGCAGGCAAGCGGGCGCATGCGCTGCGCGTGCGTGTGCCGGAGCCGGGGCAGGCGTTGGAGCAGATCGATTTCGAAGACCGCTGGCAGGGTTGGCAACGCCAGCATCTGGCCAGCGCCGTCGGCGACTTCGTGCTCAGGCGCGCCGATGGTTTCTGGGCCTATCAATTGGCGGTGGTGGTTGACGATGCCGAGCAGGGCGTGACCCACATCGTGCGCGGCGCCGATCTGCTGGGTTCCACGGCACGGCAAATTTATCTGCAATCCTTGCTCGGTTATCCGACACCGACCTATTTGCATCTGCCGCTGGTCACCCATGCCGATGGTGAGAAACTGTCCAAGCAAAACGGCGCGCAAGCGCTGAACCTGAATCGGTCACTGACTTTGCTGCACGAGGCGGCAAGGTTTCTGGGGCTGGAGGTGGCCAGGGTGGATGGCGTCGCCGCGTTTTGGGAACTGGCGGTGTTGGCCTGGCGGCGGCGTTATCTTTAG
- a CDS encoding LysR family transcriptional regulator: MSTIRFLRTFVAAAHGGSFAAAADRVALTQAAVGQQMRALEAELRTTLFDKTGRNMALTPAGHLLLPRAMDLLGQYDALRRDVQDQQSIAGTLKLGSPITGMGLLSTTLAELKCRHPDLEVELRVQDQSRLVDDVVSGALDAALVVERQWPQGLLWTQCYAETLTVIANASIADADTSIASLFAAHPFIRFDHRTPTGAHIDKIMRDMRLVPNEFLELNSLLSIIELVRKNVGFTMAPLLKNFDWESDSCLRVLHLPSRPIARRLGILENGRRSRITGVVREELLEQLRRMP, encoded by the coding sequence ATGAGCACCATCCGATTTCTTCGCACCTTCGTGGCTGCCGCGCATGGTGGCTCTTTTGCCGCTGCCGCCGACCGGGTTGCGCTGACCCAGGCGGCGGTCGGCCAGCAAATGCGCGCACTCGAAGCAGAATTGAGGACCACGCTATTCGACAAAACCGGGCGCAACATGGCCCTGACACCCGCCGGACATCTGCTGCTGCCGCGCGCGATGGATTTGCTCGGTCAATACGACGCCCTGCGCCGCGACGTGCAAGACCAGCAATCGATTGCGGGCACGCTCAAGCTCGGTTCGCCAATCACCGGCATGGGCCTGCTATCGACGACCCTGGCCGAACTCAAGTGCCGGCATCCCGACCTGGAAGTGGAATTGCGCGTGCAGGACCAGTCGCGCCTGGTGGACGATGTTGTCAGCGGCGCGCTGGATGCGGCGCTGGTGGTCGAACGCCAGTGGCCCCAGGGCCTGCTGTGGACGCAATGCTATGCCGAGACGCTGACGGTCATTGCAAACGCCAGCATAGCCGACGCCGACACCAGCATCGCCAGCCTGTTTGCCGCGCACCCCTTCATCCGTTTCGACCACCGCACGCCGACCGGCGCGCACATCGACAAGATCATGCGCGACATGCGCTTGGTGCCAAATGAATTCCTCGAACTCAATTCCCTGTTATCGATCATCGAACTGGTGCGCAAGAACGTCGGCTTCACCATGGCACCGCTGCTCAAGAACTTCGACTGGGAAAGCGATTCCTGCCTGCGCGTCCTGCACTTGCCAAGCCGTCCCATCGCGCGCCGCCTGGGCATCCTGGAAAACGGCCGCCGCAGCCGCATCACCGGCGTGGTGCGCGAAGAACTGCTGGAGCAGTTGCGGCGCATGCCTTGA
- a CDS encoding alpha/beta hydrolase family protein, with the protein MKQSIRHVVVVLACIFLLQACSEPPTASPVGVSFISFADSKRTAWESNAPRPLETVLWFPAETGTPTEDWRAGFLLAGPHAFHASLPKTPQKFPLILLSHGTGGSAQSMAWFARGLAEAGYIVAAVNHHGNTAVEPKYLPQGFALWWERARDLSVLLDKLIADPAFGPRIDMNRVGVAGFSLGGYTALTLAGARTDYAQWQHYCDKAPSDSSCKLTAEADFGMDKMKRVLDTDARARASLARAGDNYRDERVRAAFAMAPVLALAFDKASLAHISIPVSMLVGENDDQAPPLSNAALLATQIPMAQLHEIKNGTHYMFIARCTLLGKVLHFQICTDPWTLTRSQVHHDTVAQAVAFFSVKLAP; encoded by the coding sequence ATGAAGCAATCCATTAGACATGTAGTTGTTGTCCTGGCCTGCATATTTTTGCTGCAAGCGTGTTCAGAGCCGCCTACGGCTTCTCCGGTTGGCGTGTCTTTCATTTCTTTTGCGGACTCCAAGCGAACAGCCTGGGAATCGAATGCCCCCCGGCCTTTGGAAACCGTGCTCTGGTTTCCCGCCGAGACCGGCACTCCCACGGAAGACTGGCGCGCCGGCTTTTTGCTTGCCGGTCCCCATGCATTTCATGCTTCCTTGCCTAAAACGCCGCAGAAGTTTCCGTTGATCCTGCTGTCGCATGGAACGGGTGGAAGCGCTCAGTCCATGGCCTGGTTCGCTCGCGGGTTGGCCGAAGCGGGGTACATCGTCGCCGCGGTCAATCACCACGGCAACACAGCGGTGGAGCCAAAGTATCTGCCGCAGGGCTTCGCTCTCTGGTGGGAACGCGCCCGCGATTTGTCTGTGCTGCTCGACAAACTGATCGCCGACCCGGCCTTCGGGCCGCGCATTGACATGAACCGGGTCGGCGTGGCGGGTTTCTCTCTGGGGGGCTACACCGCACTGACGCTGGCCGGTGCGCGCACCGATTACGCCCAATGGCAGCATTACTGCGACAAGGCTCCCAGTGACAGCAGCTGCAAATTGACTGCCGAAGCCGACTTTGGGATGGACAAGATGAAGCGCGTGCTTGACACGGATGCGCGGGCGCGGGCTTCGCTGGCGCGTGCCGGCGACAACTACCGCGACGAACGCGTGCGCGCTGCGTTTGCGATGGCGCCGGTGCTTGCTTTGGCCTTTGATAAGGCCAGCCTGGCGCACATCAGCATCCCGGTTTCAATGCTCGTGGGAGAGAACGACGACCAGGCGCCGCCTTTAAGCAACGCTGCCCTGCTGGCAACGCAGATACCGATGGCCCAGCTGCATGAGATCAAAAACGGCACGCACTACATGTTCATTGCGCGCTGCACGCTCTTGGGTAAGGTACTTCATTTTCAGATTTGCACCGATCCATGGACTCTCACTCGCAGTCAGGTTCATCATGACACGGTCGCGCAGGCTGTGGCCTTCTTCAGCGTGAAGTTGGCGCCCTAG
- a CDS encoding DUF2188 domain-containing protein — translation MTGKNQWVVPINGGDQWGVRGEGNDRITSIHDTQREAIDRARGIAINQQSELLIQGRDGQIRERNSYGDDPFPPKG, via the coding sequence ATGACCGGAAAAAACCAGTGGGTTGTCCCCATCAATGGCGGTGATCAGTGGGGTGTGCGCGGAGAAGGTAACGACCGCATCACATCCATTCATGACACCCAACGAGAGGCGATTGACCGCGCGCGCGGGATTGCCATCAACCAACAGAGTGAGTTGCTCATCCAAGGACGAGACGGGCAGATCCGTGAGCGCAACAGCTACGGCGACGATCCGTTCCCGCCCAAAGGATGA
- a CDS encoding ABC transporter permease, with protein sequence MLRFTLDRLLMALPTLFIVAVAVFVLIRLIPGDPAQLLLGDLADTARLLELRAHLGLDQSWLAQFGVWGGHALRGDLGVSITTGEPVLQLVTSRFLVSAQIVVLAVLLAALVAVPAGMIAAWQQNRLPDLALIGAATLLVSLPTFWLGLLLLLFFGLKLEWLPVVGYVSVMSDWKGGLLYLAMPIMTLFLHEIGVLIRMARASTLEVLRLDYITHARAKGLPEHAVMLRHALRNSFGPTWTLIGLVLGNLLGGAAVVETVFTVPGLGRLLVDAIFARDYPVIQGCLLLVAVVYVLTNLVIDLCYPFFDPRVLAE encoded by the coding sequence ATGCTTCGTTTCACGCTCGATCGCTTGCTCATGGCCTTGCCCACCTTGTTCATTGTCGCGGTTGCCGTTTTTGTGCTCATCCGCCTCATTCCTGGCGACCCGGCGCAACTGCTGCTCGGTGATCTGGCTGACACGGCGCGTCTGCTTGAGTTGCGCGCGCATCTGGGGCTGGATCAGAGTTGGCTCGCGCAATTTGGTGTCTGGGGCGGCCATGCCCTGCGCGGCGACCTCGGCGTTTCGATCACCACTGGCGAGCCGGTGTTGCAACTGGTGACGAGCCGCTTTCTGGTGAGCGCGCAGATCGTTGTGCTGGCCGTCTTGCTCGCTGCGCTGGTCGCCGTGCCCGCCGGCATGATCGCCGCGTGGCAGCAAAATCGCCTGCCCGACCTGGCCTTGATCGGTGCGGCCACCTTGCTGGTGTCGCTGCCGACGTTCTGGCTGGGCTTGTTGCTGTTGCTGTTTTTTGGCTTGAAACTGGAATGGCTGCCGGTGGTGGGCTATGTCTCTGTCATGAGCGACTGGAAGGGCGGCCTGCTGTATCTGGCGATGCCGATCATGACGCTGTTCCTGCATGAAATCGGCGTGCTCATCCGCATGGCACGCGCCAGCACGCTGGAAGTATTGCGGCTGGATTACATCACCCACGCCCGCGCCAAGGGACTGCCTGAACATGCGGTGATGCTGCGCCACGCCTTGCGCAATTCCTTTGGCCCGACCTGGACCCTGATCGGTCTGGTGCTGGGCAATCTGCTCGGCGGCGCGGCCGTGGTGGAAACCGTGTTCACCGTTCCCGGCCTTGGCCGTTTGCTGGTGGATGCCATTTTTGCGCGCGACTATCCGGTGATTCAGGGATGTCTGTTGCTGGTGGCCGTGGTCTATGTGCTGACCAACCTGGTGATCGATCTGTGCTATCCCTTCTTTGACCCGCGGGTGCTGGCCGAATGA
- a CDS encoding GNAT family N-acetyltransferase: protein MLETERLRLRQWKDEDYPAYARLNADPMVMRYFPSALPVQESHEQADKLRSLITERGWGVWAVELKASGEFIGISGLHTQAGDSGIPHAPLTEIAWRILAANWGKGYAPEAARRVLQFAFEELALDAVYSFTAQVNTPSQRVMIKVGMKNTGEEFNHPKLESGHELERHCLYVLTKERWLATNR from the coding sequence ATGTTAGAAACGGAACGATTACGCCTACGGCAGTGGAAGGATGAGGATTATCCTGCGTATGCCCGGCTGAATGCAGACCCGATGGTGATGCGCTACTTCCCCAGTGCGTTGCCCGTGCAGGAGAGCCATGAACAGGCTGATAAGTTGCGTTCGCTGATAACAGAAAGGGGCTGGGGGGTGTGGGCGGTGGAGTTGAAAGCCAGCGGCGAGTTTATCGGGATATCCGGCTTGCACACGCAGGCTGGTGACAGCGGCATTCCCCATGCGCCGCTGACGGAGATCGCCTGGCGCATTCTGGCTGCTAACTGGGGAAAGGGCTATGCGCCTGAAGCCGCAAGGCGGGTCTTGCAATTTGCCTTTGAAGAGCTGGCGCTGGACGCGGTGTACTCCTTTACGGCACAGGTCAATACGCCATCACAGCGGGTAATGATTAAAGTCGGCATGAAAAATACCGGCGAGGAATTCAATCATCCCAAACTGGAGAGCGGGCATGAGCTTGAACGACACTGCCTTTATGTCCTGACCAAGGAGCGCTGGTTAGCGACCAATCGCTAA
- the pdxR gene encoding MocR-like pyridoxine biosynthesis transcription factor PdxR produces MVKRSRGMLLQSIALDRNGAQSLSTQIYRQFKELMLDGAISAGDRLPSTRTMASELGVARATIVETFERLVAEGLLESRVGAGTHVSQALHARVAPVDAPLDIESIASAKLTQAIAIAKHFGSRLVHKYQPFTTGTPAFDAFPMAQWLRLSGKYWRNSRSPLLSYPDPHGDLHLREAIATHLRINRGIACHARQIFIVGGAQYAFQLIAEMLINAGDTVWFENPGHIGARNCFMLAGANVLAVPVDECGLQVEHGLRLAPSFKLAFVTPSHQQPLGVKMSLERRFALLQAAEAGDAWIIEDDWVGDFCVTPLPTLKEMDRGGRVIYVGSFSKSLFPSLRLGFILAPPPLVPLFCTSLEAFSPGVPTHLQAIVAEFISEGHFATHIRRMRKLYKERYDALVLALNTHLSPWLKVAPTQTGLHTCAYLKCSIDLEALCAAAARKGVTLTPISRFSIAPVEQVGIVMGFAAYTPRQIEEAVVVMRGLFEAAPRVD; encoded by the coding sequence ATGGTCAAACGCTCACGGGGCATGCTGCTACAGTCCATCGCCCTGGATCGCAACGGCGCGCAGTCTCTGTCCACCCAGATCTACCGGCAGTTCAAGGAATTGATGCTGGATGGCGCCATCTCGGCGGGCGACCGCCTGCCATCGACGCGCACGATGGCAAGCGAGTTGGGCGTGGCGCGCGCCACCATCGTCGAAACCTTCGAGCGGCTGGTGGCAGAGGGTTTGCTGGAGTCGCGGGTCGGTGCCGGCACCCACGTCAGCCAGGCCCTGCATGCGCGTGTGGCGCCGGTCGATGCGCCCCTGGACATCGAATCCATCGCCAGCGCCAAACTGACGCAGGCCATTGCCATCGCCAAGCATTTCGGCTCGCGCCTGGTGCACAAATACCAACCGTTCACGACCGGCACACCCGCCTTCGACGCCTTTCCGATGGCGCAGTGGTTGAGGTTGTCCGGCAAATATTGGCGCAACTCGCGCAGTCCGCTGTTGAGCTATCCCGACCCGCACGGCGACCTGCACCTGCGCGAAGCCATCGCCACCCATTTGCGCATCAACCGCGGCATCGCCTGCCATGCCCGGCAGATATTCATCGTCGGCGGCGCCCAATACGCCTTCCAGTTGATCGCAGAAATGCTGATCAACGCGGGCGACACCGTGTGGTTCGAAAACCCAGGACACATCGGCGCACGCAACTGCTTCATGCTGGCCGGCGCCAACGTGCTGGCCGTGCCAGTCGATGAATGCGGCCTGCAAGTCGAGCACGGCCTGCGTCTGGCACCATCGTTCAAACTGGCCTTTGTCACGCCATCGCACCAGCAGCCCCTGGGCGTCAAAATGAGTCTGGAACGGCGCTTTGCGCTGCTCCAGGCAGCCGAAGCGGGCGACGCCTGGATTATCGAAGATGACTGGGTGGGCGATTTTTGCGTCACTCCCCTGCCCACACTCAAGGAAATGGACCGCGGCGGGCGTGTGATTTATGTTGGCAGCTTCAGCAAATCGCTCTTTCCCTCGCTGCGATTAGGCTTCATTCTGGCGCCGCCGCCACTGGTGCCTCTCTTTTGCACCAGTCTGGAAGCGTTTTCTCCGGGCGTACCAACGCACTTGCAAGCCATCGTCGCCGAATTCATCAGCGAAGGGCATTTCGCCACCCACATCCGGCGCATGCGCAAACTTTACAAGGAACGCTACGACGCGCTGGTGCTGGCCTTGAACACCCACCTGTCGCCCTGGCTGAAAGTGGCGCCCACCCAGACCGGCCTGCACACCTGCGCCTACCTGAAATGCAGCATCGACCTGGAAGCCCTGTGCGCTGCCGCCGCCAGGAAGGGCGTGACGCTCACCCCGATCAGCCGCTTCAGCATTGCGCCGGTCGAGCAGGTAGGCATCGTGATGGGCTTTGCGGCCTACACCCCCCGGCAGATCGAAGAGGCTGTCGTCGTCATGCGCGGACTGTTTGAGGCCGCGCCGCGTGTGGATTGA
- a CDS encoding alpha/beta hydrolase family protein has protein sequence MTLVSTASMAAAPTSQAGFSRLPDLRVDDAQVRPVSLGTQPNTPKHEVSIGRLRIEAGKDAPPLPDPHPLIVFSHGSGGWSMSHWKTARYFARRGCVVLALIHDNADVSNSRSSSTLAVWQSRPKEWSAALDTLLASQFAVLVDRSRIVAMGFSAGGYTALTVGGARPSSLALDDYCRAHSEQRDVLCLGLPNQPAAEREPGQRKEALGLSGDARACRRRDGTARCDAVYQEAGD, from the coding sequence TTGACACTGGTGAGCACCGCGTCGATGGCCGCGGCGCCAACGTCGCAGGCCGGCTTTAGTCGACTGCCGGACCTGAGGGTCGACGATGCGCAAGTCCGCCCAGTTTCATTGGGTACCCAACCCAATACACCGAAACATGAAGTGAGCATAGGCCGTTTGCGGATCGAAGCAGGCAAAGATGCGCCACCCTTGCCCGACCCGCATCCGCTGATCGTTTTCTCGCATGGCTCAGGCGGCTGGTCGATGTCGCATTGGAAGACGGCGCGCTATTTTGCCCGTCGTGGTTGCGTTGTGCTGGCGCTCATTCACGACAATGCTGACGTCAGCAATTCCCGCAGCAGTTCAACCCTTGCTGTCTGGCAGTCACGTCCGAAGGAATGGTCGGCGGCGCTGGATACCTTGCTCGCATCGCAATTTGCCGTCTTGGTTGACCGCAGCCGCATTGTCGCAATGGGGTTTTCGGCGGGTGGCTACACGGCCTTGACCGTTGGCGGTGCGCGCCCGTCCTCATTGGCCTTGGATGATTACTGCCGCGCCCATTCGGAACAGCGCGATGTGCTCTGCCTCGGCTTACCAAATCAACCCGCTGCCGAACGCGAACCTGGACAACGGAAGGAAGCGCTCGGATTATCGGGAGATGCGCGCGCGTGCCGTCGTCGCGATGGCACCGCCCGGTGCGACGCTGTTTACCAGGAGGCAGGGGATTGA
- a CDS encoding IS3 family transposase (programmed frameshift), which produces MTKTVRARYTLEFKQEAVRLVHGGQSIAAAARTLGVVEQTLFNWVKADRLGKLTGADSKAVSVEQMEISRLRAELARVKMERDILGKSDGVLREGAELKYAFIHRNRQAWPISVQCRVLQASITGYHEHFVRRASAAQRHHLSDDALLVHIEVIHAETRGGYGWPRTWKELLARGIRVGKERVRKLMQLHGIQAKGKRRFKVTTDSKHDLPIAPNLLDRQFDVAEPDKVWVGDITYIATDEGWLFLAVVIDLFSRQVVGWSLRQDMTRDIVIDAVRMAWFKRHPRKHAGLIFHSDRGSQYASEDFRDVLVQCGITASMSRKGNCWDNACSETLFGSLKVERLHGQRFVTRRQAKDEVIAWVLWYNRTRLHSTLAYVSPARFEQDWHAAQAKQANS; this is translated from the exons ATGACGAAGACAGTGCGGGCGCGCTACACGTTGGAATTCAAGCAGGAGGCAGTGCGACTGGTCCATGGCGGCCAGAGCATCGCAGCGGCGGCCAGGACGCTGGGCGTGGTGGAACAGACGCTGTTCAACTGGGTCAAGGCGGATCGCCTGGGCAAGCTCACAGGCGCTGACAGCAAGGCAGTGAGCGTCGAGCAGATGGAGATCAGCCGGCTGCGCGCGGAGCTGGCACGCGTGAAGATGGAGCGTGACATCCTGG GGAAAAGCGACGGCGTACTTCGCGAAGGCGCAGAGCTGAAGTACGCCTTCATTCACCGCAACCGCCAGGCGTGGCCGATCTCTGTGCAGTGCCGAGTCCTGCAGGCCAGCATCACCGGCTACCACGAACACTTCGTTCGTAGAGCCAGCGCGGCCCAGCGGCACCATCTCAGCGACGACGCGCTGCTGGTGCACATCGAGGTGATCCACGCCGAAACGCGGGGCGGCTACGGCTGGCCGCGCACGTGGAAGGAACTGCTGGCCAGGGGCATCCGGGTGGGCAAGGAGCGGGTGCGCAAGCTCATGCAACTGCACGGCATCCAGGCCAAGGGCAAGCGCCGCTTCAAGGTCACCACGGACAGCAAGCATGACCTGCCGATCGCCCCCAATCTGCTGGATCGGCAGTTCGATGTGGCCGAACCCGACAAGGTCTGGGTGGGCGACATCACCTACATCGCAACCGACGAAGGCTGGCTGTTCCTGGCCGTGGTGATCGACCTGTTCAGCCGCCAGGTGGTGGGCTGGTCACTGCGCCAGGACATGACGCGCGACATCGTCATCGATGCTGTGCGCATGGCCTGGTTCAAGCGCCATCCGCGCAAGCATGCCGGGCTGATCTTCCACAGCGACCGGGGCAGCCAATACGCCAGCGAGGACTTCAGGGACGTGCTCGTCCAGTGCGGCATCACGGCCTCGATGAGCCGCAAGGGCAACTGCTGGGACAACGCCTGCAGCGAGACCCTGTTCGGTTCGTTGAAGGTGGAGCGACTGCATGGGCAGCGCTTCGTGACGCGGCGCCAGGCCAAGGACGAGGTCATCGCCTGGGTACTCTGGTACAACCGCACCCGGCTACACTCCACGCTGGCGTACGTCAGCCCGGCGCGGTTCGAGCAAGACTGGCATGCGGCTCAGGCCAAGCAAGCCAATTCGTGA
- a CDS encoding type II toxin-antitoxin system Phd/YefM family antitoxin: MQSWQMQNAKARFSELVKHAAQEGPQDITLHGKSVAVVLSRELFDRLSGNEQSLVEFMRASPLAGHDEIAFERDRGPGSLPREITF; the protein is encoded by the coding sequence ATGCAAAGCTGGCAAATGCAAAACGCCAAGGCGCGGTTCTCGGAACTGGTCAAGCACGCGGCCCAGGAGGGGCCACAAGACATCACCCTGCACGGCAAATCCGTGGCGGTCGTGCTGTCGCGCGAACTGTTCGACCGGCTTTCCGGCAACGAGCAGTCGCTGGTGGAATTCATGCGCGCCTCACCGCTGGCGGGGCACGATGAGATCGCGTTCGAACGCGACCGTGGCCCCGGCAGCCTGCCGCGCGAGATCACGTTTTGA
- a CDS encoding IS5 family transposase (programmed frameshift): MQEVRKLLCDEQWEKLSPLLPGKPSDPGATAQDNRLFLEAVLWIMRTGSPWRDLPAELGNWHTTYTRFKRWGESGVWQRVCEIVSGDRDLKMLMIDSTVVRAHQHAAGAKKKEGPQAIGRSRGGWTSKIHVVVDALGSPVRWLLTGGEVVDITQAKSLLEGLKADAVLADKGYDADALIDSIQVAGATAVIPPRRNRVVQRSYDRHLYKERNLVERFFNRIKQFRRIATRYEKLARNYLSFLNLVCTYIWIT, from the exons ATGCAAGAAGTCAGAAAACTACTATGTGATGAACAATGGGAGAAATTATCTCCGTTATTACCGGGTAAGCCGAGCGATCCTGGGGCGACCGCCCAGGACAATCGGCTATTTTTGGAAGCGGTGTTGTGGATCATGCGCACGGGTTCACCATGGCGAGACTTGCCTGCAGAATTGGGCAACTGGCACACAACATACACGCGGTTCAAGCGCTGGGGCGAGTCGGGCGTATGGCAGCGGGTCTGCGAAATTGTCAGTGGCGACAGAGATTTGAAAATGCTGATGATCGATAGTACGGTGGTGCGTGCACATCAACACGCTGCTGGTGCCAAAA AAAAAGAGGGGCCACAGGCAATAGGCCGTTCGCGTGGTGGATGGACGAGCAAGATTCACGTCGTTGTCGATGCGCTCGGTAGCCCAGTGCGTTGGCTGCTCACTGGTGGCGAGGTAGTCGATATTACACAAGCCAAGTCGCTGTTGGAAGGCTTGAAAGCCGATGCGGTACTGGCTGACAAGGGCTACGATGCCGATGCCCTGATTGACAGCATTCAGGTCGCTGGTGCGACGGCGGTCATTCCACCCAGGCGCAATCGTGTGGTGCAGCGAAGTTATGATCGACATCTGTATAAGGAGCGCAATTTGGTCGAGCGTTTTTTTAATCGGATCAAGCAATTCCGAAGAATCGCAACTCGTTATGAAAAGCTGGCGCGTAACTACCTGTCGTTTCTCAATCTGGTTTGTACTTATATCTGGATTACTTGA
- a CDS encoding PIN domain-containing protein, which translates to MSYLVDTNVLSELRNRRADAKVVAWMQARPRQSLYLCVLSLGEIRKGIEGVADPAFRQTLTDWLEVELPNYFLGRVLGIDAEVADRWGRVQASAGRTLPVIDALLAATALQHDLTMDHGTGVVIGETSIVGDDVTIFQGVTLGGTGKQSGDRHPKVGAEVLLCANATVLGNIQIGRGSKIGAGSVVLEDVPAWSTYVGVAARAVVRPIE; encoded by the coding sequence TTGAGCTACCTCGTCGACACCAACGTCCTGTCCGAACTGCGCAACCGCAGGGCCGACGCAAAGGTCGTGGCGTGGATGCAAGCGCGTCCGCGCCAGTCGCTGTACCTCTGCGTCCTGAGCCTGGGTGAAATCCGCAAAGGCATCGAAGGTGTCGCCGACCCCGCGTTCCGCCAGACCCTCACGGACTGGCTGGAAGTGGAATTGCCCAACTACTTCCTCGGTCGGGTGCTGGGCATCGACGCGGAGGTCGCCGACCGCTGGGGTCGCGTGCAGGCCAGCGCCGGTCGCACCTTGCCGGTCATCGACGCGCTGCTGGCGGCCACGGCCTTGCAGCACGACCTGACCATGGATCACGGCACCGGCGTCGTCATTGGCGAAACCAGCATCGTTGGCGACGATGTCACGATTTTTCAAGGTGTGACGCTGGGCGGAACAGGCAAGCAATCCGGCGACCGGCACCCCAAGGTCGGCGCTGAGGTCTTGTTGTGCGCAAACGCCACTGTACTGGGAAATATTCAAATCGGCCGGGGCTCCAAGATCGGCGCCGGCAGTGTGGTGCTGGAGGATGTGCCGGCCTGGTCCACCTATGTGGGCGTGGCCGCGCGCGCAGTGGTGCGCCCGATCGAGTAG